A region from the Nocardioides exalbidus genome encodes:
- the nadC gene encoding carboxylating nicotinate-nucleotide diphosphorylase encodes MTSLDDVPQELRDELETAGLDLDQVWAKLAEAFEEDLPESPHVDPTSESTIPADARGEAVFGAREDGVVSGLGIAAITFFMVGADATVTDRVPDGTRVAKGDVVMRITGLTQRMLVAERTALNVASHLSGIATATAKWVEALEGSPTRVLDTRKTLPGLRALQKYAVRCGGGVNHRFSLQDMAMVKDNHVVAAGGVLPALEAIRGRHPGLPVEVEVTTLDELEELLALPEPPERVLLDNMDDATMADAVRRTAGRVPLEASGGITLERAARIGATGVDFVSVGALTHSVTVFDLGMDLLS; translated from the coding sequence ATGACGAGCCTCGACGACGTACCCCAGGAGCTCCGCGACGAGCTCGAGACGGCCGGGCTCGACCTCGACCAGGTGTGGGCGAAGCTCGCCGAGGCCTTCGAGGAGGACCTCCCGGAGAGCCCGCACGTCGACCCGACCAGCGAGTCGACCATCCCCGCCGACGCACGCGGCGAGGCGGTCTTCGGCGCGCGCGAGGACGGCGTCGTCTCCGGTCTCGGCATCGCCGCGATCACCTTCTTCATGGTCGGCGCCGACGCGACGGTCACCGACCGCGTCCCCGACGGCACCCGGGTGGCGAAGGGCGACGTCGTCATGCGGATCACCGGCCTGACGCAGCGGATGCTGGTCGCCGAGCGCACAGCCCTCAACGTCGCGAGCCACCTGTCGGGCATCGCCACCGCCACCGCGAAGTGGGTCGAGGCGCTCGAGGGCTCGCCGACGCGCGTCCTCGACACCCGCAAGACGCTTCCCGGCCTCCGGGCGCTCCAGAAGTACGCCGTCCGCTGCGGCGGCGGGGTCAACCACCGCTTCTCGCTCCAGGACATGGCGATGGTCAAGGACAACCACGTCGTCGCCGCCGGGGGAGTGCTCCCCGCGCTCGAGGCGATCCGCGGCCGCCACCCGGGACTGCCGGTGGAGGTCGAGGTGACCACGCTCGACGAGCTCGAGGAGCTGCTCGCCCTGCCCGAGCCGCCCGAGCGGGTCCTGCTCGACAACATGGACGACGCGACCATGGCCGATGCCGTACGCCGCACCGCCGGGCGGGTGCCGCTCGAGGCCAGCGGCGGGATCACCCTCGAGCGTGCCGCCCGCATCGGTGCGACCGGCGTCGATTTCGTGTCGGTCGGGGCGCTGACCCACTCGGTGACGGTCTTCGACCTCGGCATGGACCTGCTGTCATGA
- a CDS encoding type III pantothenate kinase codes for MTLLAVDIRNTHTFLGLLDGEDVSDHWRVSSLEGRTADEWSVLLLGLLGERVDDVDGIALCSTVPAVLHEWREMIEREFDDIPVVVVEPGVKTGIPVLMDNPREVGADRIVNSLAAATLHGGPAIVVDFGTATTFDVVNAKGQYVGGAISPGIEISLDALGRRGAQLRKVELVRPRSVIAKNTVEALQSGMVFGVAAQVEGLVARMIAELGEPAGSVTVISTGHLAALLVDDCSCFTVHSPWLTLQGLRLVFERNS; via the coding sequence ATGACCCTGCTCGCCGTCGACATCCGCAACACCCACACCTTCCTCGGCCTGCTCGACGGCGAGGACGTCAGCGACCACTGGCGGGTCAGCTCGCTGGAGGGCCGCACCGCGGACGAGTGGTCGGTGCTGCTGCTCGGCCTGCTCGGTGAGCGGGTCGACGACGTCGACGGCATCGCCCTGTGCTCGACGGTCCCGGCGGTGCTCCACGAATGGCGCGAGATGATCGAGCGCGAGTTCGACGACATTCCCGTGGTCGTGGTCGAGCCCGGCGTGAAGACCGGCATTCCGGTGCTGATGGACAATCCGCGCGAGGTCGGCGCCGACCGGATCGTGAATTCACTGGCCGCGGCCACCCTCCACGGTGGGCCCGCCATCGTGGTCGACTTCGGCACGGCCACCACGTTCGACGTCGTGAATGCGAAGGGACAGTACGTCGGGGGTGCGATCTCGCCCGGCATCGAGATCTCCCTCGACGCGCTCGGGCGCCGGGGCGCGCAGCTGCGCAAGGTCGAGCTGGTGCGGCCGAGGTCGGTGATCGCTAAGAACACCGTCGAGGCGCTGCAGAGCGGCATGGTGTTCGGTGTCGCCGCGCAGGTCGAGGGCCTGGTCGCGCGGATGATCGCCGAGCTCGGAGAACCCGCCGGGAGCGTCACCGTGATTTCCACCGGGCACCTCGCCGCATTGTTGGTCGACGACTGCTCGTGTTTCACCGTGCATTCCCCGTGGCTCACCCTCCAGGGATTGCGACTCGTGTTCGAGCGGAATTCCTGA
- a CDS encoding ABC transporter permease, protein MSVFSDMWAYLSTGGNWSGSDGIAALLGQQLLLTLTALLMAMVVGLPIALWLGHLGRGGFLAINISNVGRAIPTFALLALLVVAPWPGAATLGPYGRAGLATLIALTLFALPPIITNSYVAMREVAPEVREAARGMGMTGVQQFFRVELPLGLPLVVSGLRLALVQVWATATIAALVAGPGLGRIITDGFFRSNYGKGIAGALVVAAVALVLELLAALVQRAVDTTRRATPTGGHTDALSVTGTTVDEPAESLG, encoded by the coding sequence ATGAGCGTCTTCAGCGACATGTGGGCCTACCTGTCCACCGGTGGCAACTGGAGCGGGAGCGACGGCATCGCGGCCCTGCTCGGCCAGCAGCTGCTCCTCACGCTGACCGCGCTGCTGATGGCGATGGTCGTCGGCCTGCCGATCGCGTTGTGGCTCGGCCACCTCGGCCGCGGCGGGTTCCTCGCCATCAACATCTCCAACGTCGGTCGCGCGATCCCGACGTTCGCCCTGCTGGCGCTCCTCGTCGTCGCACCGTGGCCGGGCGCCGCCACCCTCGGCCCCTACGGCCGCGCCGGCCTGGCCACCCTCATCGCGCTGACCCTCTTCGCCCTGCCGCCCATCATCACCAACTCGTACGTCGCCATGCGCGAGGTCGCGCCGGAGGTCCGGGAGGCGGCCCGGGGGATGGGGATGACGGGGGTGCAGCAGTTCTTCCGGGTCGAGCTCCCGCTCGGGCTGCCGCTCGTCGTCTCGGGGCTCCGGCTCGCGCTGGTGCAGGTGTGGGCGACCGCGACGATCGCCGCGCTCGTCGCGGGTCCCGGACTCGGCCGCATCATCACCGACGGCTTCTTCCGCTCCAACTACGGCAAGGGCATCGCCGGGGCACTCGTCGTCGCTGCGGTGGCCCTGGTCCTCGAGCTGCTGGCGGCCCTGGTCCAGCGGGCGGTCGACACCACCCGGAGGGCTACCCCTACAGGTGGTCACACTGATGCGTTGTCGGTGACCGGGACTACCGTTGACGAGCCCGCCGAATCCCTCGGCTGA
- a CDS encoding L-aspartate oxidase has translation MTTHRPVPGRLRAPAPGWTTRADVVVVGSGIAGLTAALRIHAADPSLHLTVVTKDVLAAGSTQWAQGGIAAALGPGDTPEQHERDTLVAGAGACDVEAVRVLVTEGPDAVRELIALGTQFDHHPDGELSLTREGGHHRDRIAHAGGDATGAEIQRALIAAVERAPEIEVIQHALAVDLLRAADGGVAGLTLHVLGEGQHDGVGAVHCRAVVLASGGLGQVFSQSTNPSVSTGDGMALAMRAGARVRDLEFVQFHPTVMWLGPDSQGQQPLISEAVRGEGAFLVDFEGHRFMQGQHELADLAPRDVVAKAITRRMIETGRPHMWLDARHLGADFWERRFPTILRVCREHGVDPVTDLIPVAPAQHYESGGVATDLWGRTTVPGLYATGEVACSGVHGANRLASNSLLEGLVFSRRIAEVLPGELRDWAEPTPDERPEGLVSGDRRRALQDVMTSRVGVLRAADGLAEALEFLTTVDPGEPVVGPPAWETTNLLTISTALAAAAALRTETRGSHWREDFPDRDDSRAGHVDSWLVDGDVRNVWEHAPSTDPSTTGALA, from the coding sequence ATGACCACCCACCGGCCGGTCCCGGGTCGCCTGCGTGCGCCCGCACCCGGTTGGACCACCCGCGCGGACGTCGTCGTGGTGGGGTCCGGCATCGCCGGGCTCACCGCCGCCCTCCGCATCCACGCGGCTGATCCCTCGCTCCACCTCACCGTCGTCACCAAGGACGTGCTCGCCGCCGGCTCCACCCAGTGGGCGCAGGGCGGCATCGCGGCCGCGCTCGGCCCCGGCGACACCCCGGAGCAGCACGAGCGCGACACGCTCGTCGCCGGCGCGGGTGCCTGCGACGTCGAGGCCGTACGCGTCCTGGTGACGGAAGGCCCGGACGCCGTGCGCGAGCTCATCGCGCTCGGCACCCAGTTCGACCACCACCCCGACGGCGAGCTGTCGCTGACCCGCGAGGGCGGGCACCACCGCGACCGGATCGCCCACGCCGGCGGCGACGCGACCGGCGCGGAGATCCAGCGCGCGCTGATCGCGGCCGTCGAGCGGGCGCCGGAGATCGAGGTCATCCAGCACGCACTGGCGGTCGACCTGCTCCGCGCGGCCGACGGCGGGGTCGCCGGCCTGACCCTCCACGTGCTCGGCGAGGGCCAGCACGACGGGGTCGGCGCCGTGCACTGCCGCGCGGTCGTGCTCGCCTCCGGTGGGCTGGGCCAGGTCTTCAGCCAGTCCACCAACCCGAGCGTCTCGACCGGTGACGGGATGGCGCTCGCGATGCGCGCGGGCGCCCGGGTCCGCGACCTCGAGTTCGTGCAGTTCCACCCGACCGTGATGTGGCTCGGTCCCGACTCGCAGGGCCAGCAGCCCCTCATCTCCGAGGCCGTCCGCGGCGAGGGCGCGTTCCTCGTCGACTTCGAGGGCCACCGCTTCATGCAGGGCCAGCACGAGCTCGCCGACCTCGCTCCGCGCGACGTCGTCGCCAAGGCGATCACCCGCCGGATGATCGAGACCGGCAGGCCGCACATGTGGCTCGACGCCCGTCACCTCGGCGCCGACTTCTGGGAGCGCCGCTTCCCGACGATCCTCCGCGTCTGCCGCGAGCACGGCGTCGACCCGGTGACCGACCTGATCCCGGTCGCCCCCGCCCAGCACTACGAGTCCGGTGGCGTCGCGACCGACCTGTGGGGGCGTACGACCGTGCCCGGCCTCTACGCCACCGGCGAGGTCGCCTGCTCCGGGGTGCACGGCGCCAACCGCCTGGCCTCCAACTCGCTGCTCGAGGGGCTGGTGTTCTCGCGCCGCATCGCCGAGGTGCTGCCCGGGGAGCTGCGTGACTGGGCCGAGCCCACGCCCGACGAGCGGCCCGAGGGCCTTGTGTCCGGTGACCGACGTCGCGCCCTGCAGGACGTGATGACCTCCCGTGTCGGCGTGCTGCGCGCCGCCGACGGCCTCGCCGAGGCGCTGGAGTTCCTCACGACCGTCGACCCGGGCGAGCCGGTCGTCGGGCCCCCCGCGTGGGAGACCACGAACCTCCTGACGATCAGCACCGCGCTCGCCGCGGCCGCCGCCCTGCGCACCGAGACCCGCGGCTCGCACTGGCGCGAGGACTTCCCCGACCGCGACGACTCCAGGGCCGGCCACGTCGACTCGTGGCTCGTCGACGGCGACGTCCGCAACGTGTGGGAGCACGCGCCCTCGACCGACCCGTCGACCACCGGAGCTCTCGCATGA
- a CDS encoding Rossmann-like and DUF2520 domain-containing protein yields MTKSVDGFRIGVVGAGRVGAVLAAAFRAAGHEVVAAAGESDASRRRIDALLPGVEVAKPTDVARASDLLLLTVPDDMLSNVVTVLSDSGAIRAGQVVVHTSGRHGLAVLEPARRVGARTIAMHPAMTFTGTDVDLPRLAGCVFGTTADEADRELTESLVADLGGRPMWVPEDRRTLYHAGLAHGANHLVTLVAEAMEILSAAGADDPAATLRPLLNAALDNALDHGDAALTGPIVRGDVETVRAHVTDLVANAPQTLPSYLAMAHATLGRAVTDGRLLPIRATAILRVLDAAEAGVRTGKDDVRR; encoded by the coding sequence ATGACGAAGTCCGTTGATGGGTTCCGCATCGGCGTCGTGGGCGCAGGCCGCGTCGGCGCCGTCCTGGCGGCCGCGTTCCGCGCCGCCGGCCACGAGGTCGTCGCCGCCGCCGGCGAGTCCGACGCCTCCCGCCGCCGCATCGACGCGCTGCTTCCCGGGGTCGAGGTCGCCAAGCCGACCGACGTCGCCCGCGCGAGCGACCTCCTCCTGCTCACCGTCCCTGACGACATGCTGTCCAACGTCGTCACCGTGCTCAGCGACAGCGGCGCGATCCGCGCCGGACAGGTCGTCGTGCACACCAGCGGCCGCCACGGCCTCGCCGTGCTCGAGCCCGCGCGCCGCGTCGGCGCCCGCACGATCGCGATGCACCCGGCGATGACCTTCACCGGCACCGACGTCGACCTGCCGCGCCTCGCGGGCTGCGTCTTCGGCACGACCGCCGACGAGGCCGACCGCGAGCTCACCGAGTCGCTGGTCGCCGACCTCGGTGGCCGCCCGATGTGGGTGCCGGAGGACCGCCGCACGCTCTACCACGCGGGTCTCGCCCACGGTGCCAACCACCTCGTCACCCTGGTCGCCGAGGCGATGGAGATCCTGTCCGCCGCCGGCGCCGACGACCCGGCCGCCACCCTGCGCCCGCTGCTCAACGCCGCCCTCGACAACGCCCTCGACCACGGTGACGCGGCCCTCACCGGGCCGATCGTCCGTGGCGACGTCGAGACCGTCCGGGCCCACGTCACCGACCTGGTCGCCAACGCGCCCCAGACGCTGCCGTCCTACCTCGCGATGGCCCACGCCACCCTCGGCCGTGCCGTCACCGACGGCCGCCTGCTGCCGATCCGCGCGACCGCGATCCTCCGCGTGCTCGACGCCGCCGAGGCGGGCGTGCGCACCGGCAAGGACGACGTACGTCGATGA
- the panC gene encoding pantoate--beta-alanine ligase produces the protein MTTPPVLASTREELAALLAEARRSGERVAFVPTMGALHEGHASLMRTAREATDGPVVVSIFVNPMQFAPTEDLDRYPRTLDADLEVCAAEGVDVVFAPSVEEMYPGGFSHDSVHDGVTVAPGRLATILDGASRPGHFDGVLTVVAKLFGLVRPDVAVFGQKDYQQLALIRLMVRDLCLGIEVVGGETVREPDGLALSSRNRYLDPDQRQAAAALSRALRAAQDRAPYGVPAARWAAMAVLKAETGLELDYLALTDVDLGEAPEVGEGRILVAARVGTTRLIDNMAITFDRIAAPAGTAAAASTTH, from the coding sequence ATGACGACCCCTCCGGTCCTCGCGAGCACCCGCGAGGAGCTGGCAGCCCTGCTCGCCGAGGCCCGTCGGTCCGGCGAGCGGGTGGCCTTCGTCCCGACCATGGGCGCCCTCCACGAGGGCCACGCCAGCCTGATGCGCACCGCCCGCGAGGCGACCGACGGGCCGGTCGTGGTCAGCATCTTCGTCAACCCGATGCAGTTCGCCCCGACCGAGGACCTCGACCGTTACCCGCGCACCCTCGACGCCGACCTCGAGGTCTGTGCCGCCGAGGGCGTCGACGTGGTCTTCGCGCCGAGCGTGGAGGAGATGTATCCCGGCGGCTTCAGCCACGACTCCGTCCACGACGGCGTCACCGTCGCGCCTGGCCGGCTCGCCACGATCCTGGACGGCGCCTCGCGCCCGGGCCACTTCGACGGCGTGCTCACCGTCGTCGCGAAGCTCTTCGGCCTGGTCCGCCCCGACGTCGCGGTCTTCGGGCAGAAGGACTACCAGCAGCTCGCCCTGATCCGCCTGATGGTGCGCGACCTCTGCCTGGGCATCGAGGTCGTCGGCGGCGAGACCGTCCGGGAGCCCGACGGGCTCGCGCTCTCCAGCCGCAACCGCTACCTCGACCCCGACCAGCGGCAGGCCGCGGCGGCCCTCAGCCGGGCGCTGCGTGCGGCGCAGGACCGGGCGCCGTACGGCGTACCCGCCGCACGCTGGGCCGCGATGGCGGTGCTCAAGGCGGAGACGGGTCTCGAGCTCGACTACCTCGCCCTCACCGACGTCGACCTCGGCGAGGCGCCGGAGGTCGGCGAGGGCCGCATCCTCGTCGCCGCCCGGGTCGGCACCACGAGGCTCATCGACAACATGGCGATCACGTTCGACCGGATCGCCGCCCCGGCGGGGACCGCAGCCGCGGCCTCGACCACCCACTGA
- a CDS encoding glycosyltransferase family 2 protein yields the protein MRLFSRAPLLGVVIPAWGVEDYLDECVRSLLAQTHQRWEAVIVDDGATDRTGEIADGWARRDTRISVVHSVNGGLGAARNLGTQHVRGDYLAFLDSDDVLPPTAYADLVGALRQSGSDFATGSIVRWEADGMVEPPWMRRLHRPLRGARIEERPEILGDVFAWNKVWRRSFWDAADLSWPEGTRYEDQPTTTRSFLDGSFDVLDEVVYRWRIREGSITQTRASSVQDLADRWETKRTSLASVRTHGSAEVEQVFVDRVLAGDLWRYFLLVPGCSPEWWRLLRSGVLELWGPRGLLESGLPPVHRLAGWLVAEDRRADVTALMEWVAGLDGPAPRVQDVATGAWRLSVPHAVLDEATVDPAALVLREHEV from the coding sequence ATGCGGCTGTTCTCCCGTGCGCCCCTCCTCGGCGTCGTCATCCCGGCATGGGGCGTGGAGGACTACCTCGACGAGTGCGTCCGGTCCCTGCTGGCCCAGACCCACCAGCGGTGGGAGGCCGTCATCGTCGACGACGGGGCGACCGACCGGACCGGTGAGATCGCCGACGGCTGGGCCCGTCGTGACACCCGGATCAGCGTCGTCCATTCGGTCAACGGCGGGCTCGGCGCGGCCCGCAACCTCGGCACGCAGCACGTGCGCGGCGACTACCTGGCGTTCCTCGACTCCGACGACGTCCTCCCCCCGACGGCGTACGCCGACCTCGTGGGCGCCCTCCGTCAGTCGGGCTCCGACTTCGCCACAGGCTCGATCGTGCGCTGGGAGGCCGACGGGATGGTCGAGCCGCCGTGGATGCGCCGGCTGCACCGGCCGTTGCGCGGGGCGCGGATCGAGGAGCGGCCCGAGATCCTCGGCGACGTCTTCGCGTGGAACAAGGTCTGGCGCCGGTCCTTCTGGGACGCCGCCGATCTGTCGTGGCCCGAGGGGACCCGCTACGAGGACCAGCCGACGACGACGCGGTCCTTCCTCGACGGGTCGTTCGACGTGCTCGACGAGGTCGTCTACCGCTGGCGGATCCGCGAGGGCTCGATCACCCAGACCCGCGCGTCGTCGGTCCAGGACCTCGCCGACCGCTGGGAGACCAAGCGGACGTCGCTCGCGTCGGTGCGCACGCACGGCTCGGCCGAGGTCGAGCAGGTCTTCGTCGACCGCGTGCTGGCCGGTGACCTCTGGCGCTACTTCCTGCTGGTCCCTGGCTGCTCGCCGGAGTGGTGGCGGCTGCTCCGGTCGGGCGTGCTCGAGCTCTGGGGACCGCGCGGTCTCCTCGAGAGCGGACTGCCGCCGGTCCACCGGCTGGCCGGGTGGCTGGTCGCCGAGGACCGCCGCGCCGACGTCACCGCCCTGATGGAGTGGGTGGCCGGGCTCGACGGACCCGCGCCCCGCGTGCAGGACGTGGCGACCGGTGCCTGGCGGCTCTCGGTCCCGCACGCGGTGCTCGACGAGGCGACCGTGGACCCGGCCGCGCTGGTCCTGCGGGAGCACGAGGTCTGA
- a CDS encoding ABC transporter substrate-binding protein — MKIVRPLAAMLAATALALTGCAGDDLSSDSGSDDSGSSGSADKGSLTIAGQNFPEATLVASMYEQLLEDAGYTVDTKLVDSRDAYMPTFPGDVDIVPEYVGGIVNFLNTQANGDSAKPFEAGDGQQLADDGATLLEDAGIELLDISPATDTNAFFVTQDYSDAEGVTTLSDLEGKSVVLAAAPDCEGRLDCEGGLSDDYGIDVTKVLELGYASAQTYKSVLDGESQLGETSTTDGTLESQGLVVLEDDKEIQPAQNLVPAVSADFLAEHPDVADILNPLMAALTTENLTEMNGQMAVDRAKPEDVANDFLTSQGLL, encoded by the coding sequence ATGAAGATCGTTCGTCCACTCGCCGCGATGCTCGCCGCCACGGCGCTCGCGCTCACCGGTTGCGCCGGTGACGACCTCTCCAGTGACTCCGGCTCCGACGACTCGGGCTCGTCCGGCAGCGCCGACAAGGGCTCGCTGACCATCGCCGGCCAGAACTTCCCCGAGGCCACCCTCGTCGCGTCGATGTACGAGCAGCTCCTCGAGGACGCCGGCTACACCGTCGACACCAAGCTCGTCGACTCCCGCGACGCCTACATGCCCACCTTCCCGGGCGACGTCGACATCGTCCCCGAGTACGTCGGCGGCATCGTCAACTTCCTCAACACCCAGGCCAACGGCGACTCCGCGAAGCCGTTCGAGGCCGGTGACGGCCAGCAGCTCGCCGACGACGGCGCCACCCTCCTCGAGGACGCCGGGATCGAGCTGCTCGACATCTCCCCGGCCACCGACACCAACGCCTTCTTCGTCACCCAGGACTACTCCGACGCGGAGGGCGTGACCACGCTGTCCGACCTCGAGGGCAAGAGCGTCGTGCTCGCCGCGGCGCCCGACTGCGAGGGTCGGCTCGACTGCGAGGGCGGCCTGTCCGACGACTACGGCATCGACGTCACCAAGGTGCTCGAGCTCGGCTACGCGTCGGCCCAGACCTACAAGTCCGTGCTCGACGGCGAGTCGCAGCTCGGCGAGACCTCGACCACCGACGGCACGCTGGAGTCCCAGGGCCTCGTCGTGCTCGAGGACGACAAGGAGATCCAACCGGCGCAGAACCTCGTGCCCGCCGTCTCCGCCGACTTCCTCGCCGAGCACCCCGACGTGGCCGACATCCTCAACCCGCTGATGGCCGCGCTCACCACGGAGAACCTCACCGAGATGAACGGCCAGATGGCCGTCGACCGCGCCAAGCCCGAGGACGTCGCCAACGACTTCCTCACCTCGCAGGGCCTCCTGTAG
- a CDS encoding sulfotransferase family protein — MTEQPRAIDEMNPDGVPRKVLFVAGAGRSGTSTLAGIVSRLGMHVPLPEVPPDDSNPRGFSEPQWVVDVHDEWLAESLVQVSDSRPEAWFETGRISSREPARVRVSEWLEPHFAEHPELVVKDPRLSWFLGLWRVAAIRTGATPVFATMLRAPAEVVGSKQKYYANKLGSAHLAASWVNMLLHTERATRQAEGDGGRVFVRYEDLLTDWVRTTTALGHALDLQTIIHTRSDQIREVHRFIDPNLRRVTSTLDDLALPRRLHDLTGQTWEELNRLADEGGDTTERQATFDQLREEYVDLYEEAAAISRSSAEHARHQARRRALAEAAAQGEPARSLADRVPHDVRAAIPPSVRRGVRKALGRERDDQP, encoded by the coding sequence GTGACCGAGCAGCCCAGAGCGATCGACGAGATGAACCCCGACGGCGTCCCCCGGAAGGTCCTCTTCGTCGCCGGCGCCGGCAGGAGCGGCACGAGCACGCTCGCCGGCATCGTCTCCAGGCTCGGCATGCACGTGCCGCTCCCCGAGGTCCCGCCGGACGACTCCAACCCCCGCGGCTTCAGCGAGCCGCAGTGGGTCGTCGACGTCCACGACGAGTGGCTCGCCGAGTCGCTCGTGCAGGTCAGCGACTCGCGACCGGAGGCGTGGTTCGAGACCGGTCGGATCAGCAGCCGCGAGCCGGCCCGGGTCCGGGTCAGCGAGTGGCTCGAGCCGCACTTCGCCGAGCACCCGGAGCTCGTCGTGAAGGACCCACGGCTGAGCTGGTTCCTCGGCCTGTGGCGGGTCGCCGCGATCCGCACCGGTGCGACGCCCGTCTTCGCCACGATGCTGCGGGCGCCCGCGGAGGTCGTCGGCTCCAAGCAGAAGTACTACGCCAACAAGCTCGGCTCGGCCCACCTCGCGGCGAGCTGGGTCAACATGCTCCTCCACACCGAGCGCGCCACCCGGCAGGCCGAGGGCGACGGCGGTCGCGTCTTCGTCCGCTACGAGGACCTCCTCACCGACTGGGTGAGGACCACGACGGCCCTCGGGCACGCGCTCGACCTGCAGACGATCATCCACACGCGCAGCGACCAGATCCGCGAGGTCCACCGCTTCATCGACCCGAACCTGCGCCGGGTGACGTCCACGCTGGACGACCTCGCCCTCCCGAGGCGCCTCCACGACCTCACCGGCCAGACGTGGGAGGAGCTCAACCGGCTCGCCGACGAGGGCGGCGACACCACCGAGCGGCAGGCGACCTTCGACCAGCTCCGTGAGGAGTACGTCGACCTCTACGAGGAGGCCGCGGCCATCAGTCGCTCCTCCGCCGAGCACGCGCGCCACCAGGCCCGGCGTCGTGCGCTGGCCGAGGCCGCCGCCCAGGGGGAACCGGCCCGGTCGCTCGCCGACCGCGTGCCCCACGACGTACGAGCCGCGATCCCGCCGTCGGTGCGGCGCGGGGTGCGCAAGGCGCTCGGCCGCGAGCGGGACGACCAGCCGTGA
- the panD gene encoding aspartate 1-decarboxylase encodes MLRTMMKSKIHRATVTQADLHYVGSVTVDEDLLDAADLLAGELVHIVDVTNGARLETYTIAGERGSGVIGINGAAARLVHPGDVVILIGYGQMETAEAKEHQPHVVFVDADNKIMGTGFDPAETFGDPSLSRGDLVTR; translated from the coding sequence ATGCTCCGCACCATGATGAAGTCCAAGATCCACCGCGCCACCGTCACCCAGGCCGACCTGCACTACGTCGGCTCGGTGACCGTCGACGAGGACCTCCTCGACGCCGCCGACCTGCTCGCCGGCGAGCTCGTGCACATCGTCGACGTCACCAACGGCGCCCGCCTCGAGACCTACACCATCGCCGGCGAGCGCGGTTCCGGCGTGATCGGCATCAACGGCGCGGCCGCCCGCCTCGTGCACCCCGGCGACGTCGTGATCCTCATCGGCTACGGCCAGATGGAGACGGCCGAGGCGAAGGAGCACCAGCCCCACGTCGTCTTCGTCGACGCCGACAACAAGATCATGGGCACGGGCTTCGACCCCGCCGAGACGTTCGGGGACCCGTCGCTGTCCCGGGGCGACCTCGTCACTCGATAG
- a CDS encoding glycosyltransferase, translating into MTIPIGSGHGLTNLEGHTDFDIVWPWNQPGGLRRGSTAVLRVKNEAPGLRFVLPPLLRACDHVLLVDNGSDDGTGEEALRVAAEHGLSEKFTLEEYPFQVARAGAEHLAVNERSVHSLAYFYNWCFSHVRTRYSWKWDGDMVLTTEGEVSMSDLSWQVGMAEAVIRFPRHGLYIESDRKAYLDLGLRNIEEWGFPMSPDYVYTKAPEWEIRTTPDRIEMFALPQGLCVELKWLDGDEFAHWTNPESFATSIRNRRKRREWLVWNALHDGEVPEGVVGIESPDGVHVVDHVTHTWLPRAPRPFVVDDPDHAKLHLRA; encoded by the coding sequence GTGACGATCCCGATCGGCTCCGGCCACGGGCTGACGAACCTCGAGGGCCACACGGACTTCGACATCGTCTGGCCGTGGAACCAGCCCGGCGGGCTGCGTCGCGGATCGACCGCCGTGCTCCGGGTGAAGAACGAGGCGCCCGGCCTGCGGTTCGTCCTCCCGCCGCTGCTGCGCGCCTGCGACCACGTGCTGCTGGTCGACAACGGGTCCGACGACGGCACCGGCGAGGAGGCGCTCCGGGTGGCCGCCGAGCACGGCCTGTCGGAGAAGTTCACGCTGGAGGAGTACCCCTTCCAGGTCGCCCGCGCCGGCGCGGAGCACCTCGCGGTCAACGAGCGCTCGGTCCACTCCCTGGCGTACTTCTACAACTGGTGCTTCTCCCACGTCCGCACCCGCTACTCGTGGAAGTGGGACGGCGACATGGTGCTCACCACCGAGGGCGAGGTGTCGATGTCCGACCTGTCGTGGCAGGTCGGGATGGCCGAGGCGGTCATCCGCTTCCCGCGCCACGGGCTCTACATCGAGTCCGACCGGAAGGCCTACCTCGACCTCGGCCTGCGCAACATCGAGGAGTGGGGCTTCCCGATGAGCCCCGACTACGTCTACACGAAGGCGCCGGAGTGGGAGATCCGCACGACGCCCGACCGGATCGAGATGTTCGCCCTGCCGCAGGGCCTCTGCGTCGAGCTCAAGTGGCTCGACGGTGACGAGTTCGCCCACTGGACCAACCCGGAGTCGTTCGCGACCTCCATCCGCAACCGGCGCAAGCGGCGCGAGTGGCTGGTCTGGAACGCGCTGCACGACGGTGAGGTGCCCGAGGGCGTCGTCGGGATCGAGTCGCCGGACGGCGTCCACGTCGTCGACCACGTGACCCACACCTGGCTGCCGCGCGCGCCGAGGCCGTTCGTCGTCGACGACCCCGACCACGCGAAGCTGCACCTGCGCGCCTGA